The proteins below are encoded in one region of Sulfolobus islandicus Y.N.15.51:
- a CDS encoding class I SAM-dependent methyltransferase, which translates to MYRRKPNPYVKLINGDKIIDVGCGSGQNCDQFKGRLVICLDLSLNQLNQARKKGCQNLVQADMEYLPFRDSSVDSLAYIASLHHLRDPSQALGEAQRVLKDKGEILVTVWLVQLKFFFLRRYIIKRSLINDKEVRRFYRLYYPWELKRIMESKGFVTKIYKLYRVNSLLPNNSLYYGIKSTA; encoded by the coding sequence GTGTATAGAAGAAAGCCTAATCCTTATGTCAAATTGATAAATGGAGATAAGATTATTGATGTAGGTTGTGGATCTGGTCAAAATTGTGACCAATTTAAGGGAAGACTAGTTATTTGCTTAGATCTTTCACTAAATCAATTAAATCAAGCTCGTAAAAAAGGATGTCAAAATTTAGTACAAGCAGATATGGAATATTTACCATTTAGAGATTCATCAGTTGATTCTCTAGCCTATATAGCGTCTCTTCATCATTTGAGAGATCCATCTCAAGCTTTAGGGGAAGCTCAAAGGGTGCTAAAAGATAAAGGTGAAATACTGGTTACTGTATGGTTAGTACAACTAAAGTTTTTCTTCTTAAGAAGATATATAATCAAGAGAAGTCTCATAAACGACAAAGAGGTTAGACGTTTCTATAGACTTTATTACCCTTGGGAATTAAAGCGAATAATGGAAAGCAAGGGTTTCGTTACAAAAATCTATAAGTTATATAGAGTAAATAGTTTATTGCCAAATAATTCCCTTTATTACGGTATCAAATCAACTGCTTAG
- a CDS encoding tRNA uridine(34) 5-carboxymethylaminomethyl modification radical SAM/GNAT enzyme Elp3, whose amino-acid sequence MQVIRKPTRMLSGVTIVSIMTHPHSCPHGKCVFCPGGVDVDTPQSYYGREPTLMRAIENDYDPFHQVQSRLRQYVENGHTPSKVELIIMGGTFLSLPIDYQDWFVTYALEAMNRFPSYDKPSFVYLEDAQVKNEKAEVRCVGMTIETKPDWAKEWHADQMLRLGATKVELGVQTVYDDILKFTNRGHTVKDSIESTRILKDSGFKVVYHVMLGLPKSDLDKDLEAFKTIFSDPNFRPDMLKIYPTLVVETAPLANLWRRGLYKPYGTETLIELISEMYRYIPKWVRVMRIQRDIPANVILDGNKKGNLRELVEKKVLEKGIKINEIRFREVGMMWQHRGLLPDHTKIHLYKEVYEASEGTEIFLSFEDEKEILIGYLRLRITSNKAHRKEIDGKTAIVRELHVYGIEVPIGSWDELGFQHRGYGSKLLSEAEKIAREEFDMRKISVLSGIGAREYYAKRGYVKEGPYMSKQLI is encoded by the coding sequence ATGCAAGTAATAAGGAAACCAACTAGAATGCTTTCTGGCGTTACGATAGTATCGATAATGACTCACCCGCATTCTTGTCCGCATGGAAAGTGTGTATTCTGTCCCGGAGGAGTAGATGTGGATACCCCCCAAAGCTACTATGGTAGAGAACCCACTTTAATGAGGGCAATAGAAAACGATTATGATCCATTCCATCAAGTACAGTCAAGATTAAGACAATATGTTGAGAATGGACATACTCCAAGTAAAGTAGAGTTAATAATAATGGGTGGTACTTTCCTATCATTACCCATAGATTATCAAGATTGGTTTGTGACCTATGCCTTAGAGGCTATGAATAGATTTCCTAGTTATGATAAACCTTCTTTTGTATATTTAGAAGATGCACAAGTGAAAAACGAAAAGGCAGAAGTACGTTGTGTAGGAATGACGATTGAAACGAAACCGGATTGGGCTAAGGAGTGGCACGCAGATCAAATGCTAAGATTAGGTGCAACCAAAGTTGAATTAGGAGTGCAAACTGTATACGATGACATTTTAAAGTTCACCAATAGGGGTCATACCGTAAAAGATTCCATAGAATCTACTAGAATACTGAAGGATTCAGGGTTCAAAGTGGTCTATCATGTAATGCTTGGTCTTCCTAAATCAGATCTTGATAAGGATCTGGAGGCATTTAAGACAATATTTTCTGATCCTAATTTTAGGCCGGATATGTTGAAAATATATCCTACCTTAGTAGTTGAAACTGCGCCGTTAGCGAATTTATGGAGAAGGGGATTATATAAGCCTTATGGTACGGAGACTTTAATTGAATTAATATCTGAAATGTATAGATATATTCCTAAATGGGTTAGAGTGATGAGAATACAAAGAGATATTCCTGCTAATGTAATCTTAGATGGTAACAAAAAGGGAAACTTAAGAGAATTGGTAGAGAAAAAGGTCTTGGAGAAAGGAATTAAGATTAATGAAATTAGATTTAGGGAAGTTGGGATGATGTGGCAACATAGGGGATTATTACCAGATCATACTAAAATTCATCTTTACAAGGAAGTTTATGAAGCAAGTGAAGGTACTGAAATTTTCCTATCTTTTGAGGATGAAAAAGAGATTTTAATAGGTTATTTACGATTAAGAATAACATCAAATAAGGCTCATAGAAAAGAGATAGATGGAAAGACGGCCATAGTAAGAGAACTTCACGTATACGGGATAGAAGTACCTATAGGAAGCTGGGATGAATTGGGTTTCCAACATAGGGGGTATGGAAGTAAGTTATTAAGCGAAGCTGAAAAGATTGCGAGAGAGGAATTCGATATGCGGAAAATTTCTGTTTTATCTGGAATAGGTGCTCGAGAATACTATGCTAAAAGAGGCTATGTAAAAGAAGGTCCTTATATGTCTAAGCAGTTGATTTGA
- a CDS encoding HAD family hydrolase has protein sequence MRKAVIFDLDGTLANTDEVHKLAWEIALRKLGYDVKVDIRYLLGRKTIDIAKILIGESHAEKLASVKTEIYNELVKTLAKPKPCVMELINRLRDVEIPIAVVTSSMRNSAVQVLKVINVEPDVLIAGDDVKLGKPNPMPVIEAIKRLNVDPNESVGVGDTIYDVMAYYSAGIREIIVVRSSVPLNVEEARKYDAKILDSLCEISDWFELF, from the coding sequence ATGAGAAAAGCAGTAATATTTGACCTAGATGGCACTTTAGCGAATACGGATGAAGTTCACAAATTAGCTTGGGAAATTGCTTTACGAAAACTGGGATATGACGTTAAAGTGGATATTAGATATTTGCTTGGTAGGAAAACGATAGACATAGCAAAGATTTTGATTGGGGAGAGTCATGCGGAAAAATTGGCTTCTGTAAAAACCGAAATTTATAACGAATTAGTGAAAACTTTGGCAAAACCTAAACCTTGCGTAATGGAGCTAATAAATCGTTTGAGAGATGTGGAAATACCTATTGCAGTGGTAACCTCGTCGATGCGTAACTCTGCTGTTCAAGTTTTAAAGGTAATTAATGTAGAACCAGATGTCCTAATTGCAGGGGATGATGTTAAACTAGGAAAGCCTAATCCTATGCCGGTAATAGAGGCAATTAAAAGATTAAATGTAGATCCTAATGAAAGCGTAGGAGTAGGAGATACAATCTATGATGTAATGGCATACTATTCAGCTGGAATAAGGGAGATTATAGTGGTAAGGAGTAGTGTTCCTCTAAATGTAGAAGAGGCAAGAAAGTACGATGCAAAGATATTGGATTCATTATGTGAAATATCGGATTGGTTTGAATTATTTTAA
- a CDS encoding twin-arginine translocase TatA/TatE family subunit, with the protein MLTNPYDWIIILVVIAVLFFGASKIPELFRSMGRAVGEFKKGRVEAEMELQQMQAQNLQQPLVQQQQPNVQDLEKQIAELQKQLEELKKSKQNQ; encoded by the coding sequence ATGTTAACAAACCCTTACGATTGGATCATAATACTAGTAGTAATTGCTGTACTATTCTTTGGAGCATCCAAAATACCAGAACTATTTAGATCGATGGGGAGAGCTGTTGGAGAGTTCAAGAAGGGTAGAGTAGAGGCCGAAATGGAGTTGCAGCAAATGCAAGCACAAAACCTTCAACAACCGTTAGTTCAACAACAGCAACCTAATGTTCAAGACCTAGAGAAACAAATAGCCGAATTACAGAAACAGTTAGAGGAGTTAAAGAAATCTAAGCAGAATCAATAA
- a CDS encoding twin-arginine translocase TatA/TatE family subunit: MISNLSDFLVVVVVFILLMAGDKNAGNTAKSIGRFLGEIRKRQNEFKNELMRELNSVEATNNTPFTGSNFKYVKVTNQERVKELEAQIKRLQEELERLKASDGKN, from the coding sequence ATGATTAGCAACTTAAGTGACTTTTTAGTAGTGGTAGTTGTGTTTATACTGTTGATGGCCGGAGATAAAAATGCTGGAAATACCGCTAAGTCAATAGGGAGGTTTTTAGGTGAAATAAGGAAAAGACAAAACGAATTCAAGAACGAGTTAATGAGGGAATTGAATAGTGTAGAGGCTACTAATAACACTCCTTTTACTGGGTCTAATTTCAAATACGTAAAGGTTACAAATCAAGAAAGAGTTAAAGAATTAGAGGCTCAAATAAAACGATTACAAGAGGAATTGGAGAGGCTGAAAGCTAGTGACGGAAAGAACTAG
- the tatC gene encoding twin-arginine translocase subunit TatC — MTERTREVEKLEERPLIEHLRELAYRLRRILIALAITFMIYFMLGLELVRVYLPYPFFGLKYVLAEVPVLYPSLFDSISVQLTQLFIYNELPKGVKLIIINLFDPLFASFYISLYLAIFTTIPIIVREIWAFVAPGLYEHEKKLFKSIIFPAFLLFALGSAFAYFLLIPLMLRIILLYATALGSAVEPTLGLRSFVSTVMTLLIATGLSFELPLIMGGLTGVGVVKSITWLKNWRWGVLVSFIIAWIISPGTTGGIIETVIGITLSTLYFIGALISKFMEKGRKKESQKPLERI; from the coding sequence GTGACGGAAAGAACTAGAGAGGTTGAAAAGCTTGAAGAAAGACCTTTAATAGAACATTTGAGAGAATTGGCGTACAGATTAAGGAGAATTTTAATTGCTCTCGCAATAACTTTTATGATATATTTCATGCTGGGTTTAGAATTAGTTAGAGTATATTTACCTTATCCATTCTTTGGTCTTAAATACGTTTTAGCGGAAGTTCCCGTTTTATACCCATCTCTATTTGATAGTATATCTGTACAACTGACACAGCTTTTCATATATAATGAGCTACCTAAAGGCGTGAAATTGATAATCATAAATTTGTTCGATCCACTTTTCGCATCCTTTTATATTTCCCTGTATCTGGCAATATTTACTACAATCCCTATCATTGTAAGGGAAATTTGGGCATTTGTAGCTCCGGGATTATATGAACATGAGAAGAAACTTTTCAAGAGTATAATATTTCCTGCCTTTTTATTGTTTGCCTTAGGTTCTGCCTTTGCTTACTTTCTTCTTATTCCCTTAATGTTAAGAATAATACTCTTATATGCTACTGCTTTAGGTTCTGCAGTGGAGCCAACTTTAGGCCTAAGGTCCTTTGTAAGTACAGTAATGACATTGCTAATTGCTACTGGATTGTCTTTTGAACTACCCTTAATAATGGGCGGCTTAACGGGCGTTGGAGTTGTAAAGTCAATTACGTGGCTTAAAAATTGGAGATGGGGAGTTCTAGTATCCTTTATTATCGCATGGATAATTTCACCAGGTACAACTGGAGGTATAATAGAAACAGTAATAGGAATAACCTTATCTACCCTATATTTTATTGGTGCATTAATAAGTAAGTTTATGGAAAAGGGTAGGAAGAAAGAATCCCAGAAACCTTTGGAAAGAATTTAG
- a CDS encoding ABC transporter substrate-binding protein, translating to MPSVKAIGTIVAIIIVVSVISVYYYYKSSSTLQPATVNNNLRIVSLAPSDTQILISLGLGKYIVGTDYYSYQLLQSLNLTKDIPSNITVFSQISPPNISGLLLLHPTVIVIEKGLIGSYIEQMKEAGLNVLITNNDFASTYSQIENCILKVGEYFNVTSKAQQLIDWMNQKISDFSNVGNVSVAYLLWICPDLSFYTAGGNVFINSIIVQAGGINVFANYSGYPLLTPSPLLIIKPSVVIAQEVYNLTYTNYLISQYKGINSSNVYIIGNIATNLLNEPGPLSVYSIQVIKLIIEGKAPHFISDNWVINNLNITLPVF from the coding sequence ATGCCAAGCGTAAAAGCGATTGGTACGATAGTAGCTATAATTATAGTAGTGAGTGTAATTTCCGTCTACTATTATTACAAGAGTTCTTCTACATTACAACCGGCTACTGTTAACAATAATCTTAGAATTGTATCATTAGCACCTAGTGATACACAAATTCTAATAAGTTTAGGCTTAGGTAAATATATAGTGGGAACTGATTACTATTCATACCAGTTATTGCAATCTCTTAACCTCACAAAGGATATACCATCTAATATTACAGTGTTTTCTCAAATATCTCCTCCAAATATTTCTGGCCTGCTACTATTACATCCAACGGTTATTGTAATTGAAAAAGGGCTTATAGGAAGTTACATAGAGCAAATGAAAGAAGCTGGACTTAACGTCTTAATTACGAATAATGATTTTGCAAGTACCTATTCCCAGATAGAAAATTGTATATTAAAAGTAGGAGAGTATTTTAATGTAACTAGTAAAGCTCAACAGTTAATAGATTGGATGAATCAGAAAATAAGCGATTTCTCTAATGTAGGAAATGTAAGCGTAGCTTATTTATTATGGATATGCCCAGATTTAAGTTTCTACACCGCTGGCGGGAACGTTTTTATAAATAGCATAATTGTTCAAGCGGGCGGTATTAACGTTTTTGCGAACTACTCTGGCTATCCATTATTAACCCCGTCACCACTATTGATAATAAAACCCTCTGTCGTAATTGCGCAGGAAGTATATAATTTAACTTACACCAACTACTTAATTTCCCAATATAAGGGAATAAATAGTAGTAATGTCTATATAATAGGAAATATAGCAACTAACCTATTAAATGAACCAGGACCACTTTCGGTGTATTCCATACAAGTTATTAAACTCATAATTGAGGGAAAGGCGCCACATTTCATTTCAGACAATTGGGTGATAAACAATCTTAATATAACTCTGCCGGTGTTTTAG
- a CDS encoding FecCD family ABC transporter permease, whose translation MVRLSGIFLIIGFIISFLLGLLYGDVTIPISEIFHPSGVYAYILLNIRLPTLTVAILIGAILSTSGAVLQMLLRNPLVDPYISGTASGGAFGAVLTYLLLMLNLPFSWIIYFQPLVAFFTATLATLITIMIGKKSGYLGLVIGGVLVSFIFSSLVTVILSVMSAKYPQIPPLTFWLLGDISVVGWFNAIILSLFAILLLYFSLSNSRLIDLLSISDEISYSQGVNPNKQRVFWLLFISLVVAYCVSIAGIIGFLGIIVPHIIRRLIGGNTSQVVMYSSLLGSTILILSNILSHGIFGYFIPLTALLSIMGAPIMIFALVRKDVNVEEY comes from the coding sequence ATGGTTCGTTTAAGTGGTATTTTTTTAATTATAGGATTTATTATTTCGTTTTTGCTTGGGTTACTCTACGGTGATGTTACTATACCGATTAGCGAGATTTTCCATCCTAGCGGAGTTTACGCTTATATATTGCTTAACATAAGATTACCTACCTTAACTGTGGCAATTCTCATAGGTGCAATCTTATCCACATCTGGGGCAGTTCTTCAGATGTTATTGAGAAATCCACTCGTAGATCCCTATATAAGTGGGACAGCATCTGGTGGGGCTTTTGGGGCAGTTCTTACGTATTTACTGCTGATGCTTAATTTGCCCTTTTCATGGATAATATACTTCCAACCTTTGGTAGCATTCTTCACTGCAACGCTAGCAACCTTGATAACCATAATGATTGGAAAGAAATCAGGATATCTTGGTCTTGTGATTGGTGGTGTTTTAGTCTCGTTCATTTTCTCATCTCTGGTAACGGTCATATTATCAGTAATGAGCGCTAAATATCCTCAAATACCCCCACTTACCTTTTGGCTCTTGGGAGATATTAGCGTAGTTGGCTGGTTTAATGCCATAATATTATCATTATTTGCCATTCTCTTACTTTACTTTAGCCTATCAAATTCTAGATTGATAGACTTACTATCAATAAGTGATGAGATTAGTTATTCTCAAGGGGTAAATCCTAATAAGCAGAGAGTCTTCTGGCTATTATTCATAAGTCTTGTAGTAGCTTACTGTGTTTCAATAGCCGGTATTATAGGATTTTTAGGCATAATAGTTCCACATATTATTAGGAGATTAATTGGAGGAAACACAAGCCAGGTAGTGATGTATTCCTCACTATTAGGTTCAACAATCTTAATTCTAAGTAACATTTTATCTCATGGTATATTTGGTTATTTTATTCCTCTAACTGCGCTTCTTTCAATCATGGGAGCTCCAATAATGATATTCGCGTTGGTGAGAAAAGATGTTAACGTTGAGGAATATTAG
- a CDS encoding ABC transporter ATP-binding protein produces MLTLRNISVRLGGKLILSSISFSAVKGINVILGPNGSGKTTLLRAIIGMIKYDGEIRVDGEISYVPAEFFSPSMKVLDVLKAGRKRANYESYIKELNVEKFLESDFSTLSSGERKLILVTKALAEGDNVIMDEPLSNLDIKNKFFVMNILKKFNHKTFLITSHELETLRYADKAIVINKGKLEYDGGVSDLSDDLLSNVYGIKFKKIQVDGKTFFNVTG; encoded by the coding sequence ATGTTAACGTTGAGGAATATTAGTGTAAGATTAGGAGGCAAATTAATTTTGTCAAGCATTTCTTTTAGTGCAGTAAAAGGTATTAATGTGATTTTAGGACCAAATGGAAGTGGTAAGACTACGCTACTAAGAGCGATAATTGGGATGATAAAGTATGATGGTGAAATAAGAGTCGATGGTGAAATATCATACGTTCCAGCTGAGTTTTTCTCTCCTAGTATGAAAGTTCTAGATGTATTAAAAGCAGGTAGAAAAAGGGCTAATTATGAATCATATATAAAGGAGTTAAATGTGGAGAAGTTTCTTGAGAGTGATTTCTCCACCTTAAGCTCTGGTGAAAGAAAACTAATCTTAGTAACAAAGGCTCTAGCTGAGGGAGACAATGTAATAATGGATGAACCTCTTTCAAATCTTGACATTAAAAATAAATTCTTTGTGATGAATATTTTAAAGAAGTTTAACCATAAGACCTTTCTGATTACTTCTCATGAGCTAGAAACTTTAAGGTATGCTGATAAAGCTATCGTGATCAATAAAGGAAAATTGGAATATGATGGAGGAGTTAGCGATCTTTCTGACGATCTACTTTCCAACGTATATGGTATAAAGTTCAAAAAAATACAAGTTGACGGTAAAACATTCTTTAATGTTACGGGATAA
- a CDS encoding ATP-binding cassette domain-containing protein — MEAGKSAEDVFNISRLYLYIDDKAILKNITVKIPNNSIFGIMGPSGSGKSTLLKVLNRLIEIYDSKIKVDGKVLYFGKDIFQIDAIKLRKEVGMVFQQPNPFPHLSIYDNIAYPLKSHGIKDKREIKKIMEESLRKVGLWKEVHDRLNSPASQLSGGQQQRLTIARALALKPKVLLMDEPTSMIDVVSSQDIEKLITELKKEMTIVLVSHNPQQAARVADYVAFLYNGELVECGSSNEIFTSPKNELTEKYVIGRIS; from the coding sequence ATGGAAGCTGGAAAAAGCGCAGAGGACGTATTTAACATATCTAGACTATATTTATATATAGACGATAAAGCTATACTGAAAAATATCACTGTTAAAATACCTAATAATTCAATATTTGGTATAATGGGGCCTTCAGGTTCTGGAAAGTCAACATTATTAAAAGTTTTGAATAGATTAATAGAGATCTATGATAGTAAAATAAAGGTTGATGGAAAGGTTCTATATTTTGGCAAAGATATCTTTCAAATAGATGCTATAAAACTTAGAAAAGAAGTAGGAATGGTATTTCAACAGCCTAATCCATTTCCACATCTTAGCATTTATGATAACATAGCATATCCGCTAAAGTCACACGGGATCAAAGATAAAAGGGAAATAAAGAAAATAATGGAGGAGAGCTTAAGAAAGGTAGGGCTATGGAAAGAAGTACATGATAGGCTAAATAGTCCAGCTTCTCAACTCTCAGGTGGACAACAACAAAGATTAACAATAGCCAGAGCACTTGCGCTTAAGCCAAAAGTACTTTTAATGGACGAGCCTACATCTATGATTGATGTAGTTAGTTCTCAAGATATCGAGAAATTAATAACGGAGCTAAAAAAAGAAATGACTATAGTTCTTGTGTCACATAATCCTCAGCAAGCCGCAAGAGTTGCTGATTATGTAGCCTTCTTATACAATGGAGAATTAGTAGAATGTGGATCTTCTAATGAAATATTTACCTCGCCAAAAAACGAGTTAACTGAAAAATACGTTATAGGTAGGATAAGTTAG
- the pstS gene encoding phosphate ABC transporter substrate-binding protein PstS: MKGFSTLAAVIILIIVVIAVAGIFFVIYSQGGHSTTTTSTSSSFSTSSQASSSQTTASSQISASIVAGGSTFVNPVMQVWVKDFQSNYNGIQVTYSSVGSGAGVNNFLLGAYDIGATDAPPPSNLYQQFTQKYGEVLTIPDVVGAEDIIYNIPGFSGTLNLTADVIAKIYLGQIQYWDDPAIKALNPHFNFPHQKIIAVHRSDGSGTTFIFTYWLYTSSQSWRSSNVSYGYTVNWPVDKLGNGLAGKGNDGVTAYVYQNPYSIGYVEAQYAISNNLTPAAVLNPSTGEYVLPTQASIETAVQNANLSSLPSSLTVDMSRYLSVFLNVKAHNAYPIVSFSWLVIKVNYTDKSKAEAIYLFLKYIVTTGQTELPSGYIELPSNIQQLILQNLKLISYNNTSVYTLVS, translated from the coding sequence ATGAAAGGGTTTTCAACTTTGGCAGCTGTGATAATATTAATAATAGTTGTTATTGCAGTGGCAGGGATTTTTTTCGTGATATATTCCCAAGGTGGTCATAGCACTACAACTACTTCAACAAGTTCATCTTTTTCTACTTCGTCACAAGCTTCATCATCTCAAACTACAGCCTCATCACAAATTTCGGCAAGTATTGTAGCTGGTGGTTCTACTTTTGTTAATCCAGTAATGCAAGTGTGGGTTAAAGATTTCCAGTCAAATTATAATGGAATCCAAGTAACTTATAGTTCAGTGGGTAGTGGAGCAGGAGTGAATAATTTCTTACTAGGTGCCTATGACATAGGAGCTACAGATGCTCCTCCGCCCAGTAATTTGTATCAGCAATTTACTCAAAAATATGGTGAAGTTCTCACAATCCCTGATGTTGTAGGTGCAGAGGATATAATATACAATATTCCAGGCTTTTCTGGTACCTTGAACTTAACAGCTGATGTTATAGCAAAGATATACTTAGGGCAAATTCAATATTGGGATGATCCAGCAATAAAAGCATTAAATCCTCACTTTAATTTCCCTCATCAAAAAATAATAGCAGTTCATAGAAGTGATGGAAGCGGCACTACCTTTATCTTTACATATTGGCTTTACACCTCATCTCAATCTTGGAGGAGTTCAAATGTTAGTTATGGTTATACCGTTAACTGGCCGGTAGATAAACTTGGAAACGGATTAGCAGGTAAGGGAAATGATGGAGTTACAGCGTATGTATATCAAAATCCTTATTCAATAGGCTATGTTGAGGCACAGTACGCAATATCGAATAATTTAACTCCAGCGGCCGTATTAAATCCATCCACAGGCGAGTATGTTTTACCAACTCAAGCTTCAATTGAGACCGCAGTTCAAAACGCTAATTTATCTTCGCTTCCTTCTTCATTGACAGTAGATATGTCTCGATATCTTTCAGTCTTCTTAAACGTTAAAGCACATAACGCTTATCCTATAGTGTCGTTTTCATGGCTAGTTATTAAGGTAAATTATACCGATAAGTCTAAGGCAGAAGCGATTTACTTATTTTTGAAGTATATTGTAACTACTGGACAGACTGAATTACCATCGGGGTATATTGAATTACCATCAAATATTCAACAATTAATTCTACAAAATCTTAAGCTAATATCATATAATAATACGTCTGTTTATACCTTGGTGAGCTAA
- the pstC gene encoding phosphate ABC transporter permease subunit PstC, translating to MITIKRKREKIFYFLLIPSSVVVFTFILILSVLVYNSIPAYEKVGLSIYTKNIWNPIYDQYGGLAAIYGTIVTSVLSVMISIPFATAFSIFVNDISPKKVKSFLVNLSDLLAAFPTVLYGFWGLLSLGPFLSRTLFTFLSSHVGLHQTTNGPSILLASIILAIMITPFASSLIREVYFQVPRSFEEAVYSLGLGKWELITLKFSYIKKAFLGAYALAFGKAVGETVAVSLTIGNVLNISPNIFEPGYTIPSLIISQFGTAYGIQYNAMFALALFLVVIGFIFIIISKLILRVRS from the coding sequence ATGATAACAATTAAAAGAAAAAGAGAAAAAATTTTTTATTTTCTACTTATACCTTCATCTGTAGTAGTCTTTACTTTTATATTGATACTGAGTGTATTAGTGTATAATTCTATTCCTGCTTATGAGAAAGTTGGTCTTTCGATTTATACTAAAAATATATGGAATCCTATTTACGATCAGTATGGTGGTTTAGCAGCGATTTACGGTACGATAGTAACAAGTGTGTTAAGCGTAATGATATCTATCCCATTTGCTACTGCTTTTTCCATTTTTGTTAATGACATTTCTCCAAAAAAAGTTAAAAGTTTTCTAGTTAACCTTTCGGATCTTCTGGCGGCTTTTCCTACAGTGCTATACGGATTCTGGGGTCTTCTATCACTTGGCCCATTTTTATCTCGCACATTATTTACGTTTCTAAGCTCTCACGTTGGGCTTCACCAAACTACTAATGGACCTAGTATATTACTGGCCTCAATAATATTGGCAATTATGATAACACCTTTTGCATCTTCTCTCATAAGGGAAGTTTACTTTCAAGTTCCTAGGTCCTTTGAGGAAGCTGTGTATTCTCTAGGGCTAGGTAAGTGGGAGTTAATTACGCTGAAGTTTTCCTACATTAAAAAGGCTTTCTTGGGCGCATATGCATTAGCATTTGGAAAAGCAGTTGGAGAAACTGTGGCAGTAAGCCTTACAATAGGCAATGTATTAAACATTTCACCGAACATATTTGAACCGGGTTATACGATACCATCTTTAATTATTAGTCAGTTTGGAACTGCGTATGGAATCCAGTATAATGCAATGTTTGCACTTGCGTTATTTCTTGTTGTAATAGGGTTCATATTTATAATAATCTCTAAATTAATCTTGAGGGTGAGATCTTGA
- a CDS encoding PstA family ABC transporter permease — protein sequence MRRKDTVIVSLITLLVILFLLPITFLFYTVVVNGLKVIISYGPRFFIDLPPNPGEGLGGIGPALEGSLYMVSLAVLISAPISVFTGVFLSFFERSKIASLIRASLELIVELPTIVIGIVIFAILVLEIGLGLNGITAAMALAIVMLPYSTIQISEALRIPKKLYEEVAYSLGLTTWQVIKLVMYIGRRGIINGLLIGFAKIIGETAPIIFLTSSTANLYIKTFNTPVTGIPVMIYNYAFSGYSNLNEVAWGASFVLIILVTIIFVVVRKMAK from the coding sequence TTGAGAAGAAAAGATACTGTAATTGTCTCCCTTATAACATTATTAGTTATATTATTTTTACTTCCTATAACATTTCTTTTTTACACTGTAGTTGTAAATGGATTAAAGGTTATAATTAGTTATGGACCTAGATTTTTTATAGATTTGCCTCCAAATCCTGGCGAGGGATTAGGCGGTATAGGTCCAGCTCTAGAAGGCTCTTTATACATGGTCTCATTAGCAGTGCTAATCTCAGCTCCTATCTCCGTATTTACTGGAGTTTTTTTATCGTTCTTCGAAAGGTCAAAAATAGCTAGTTTAATTAGAGCAAGTTTAGAGCTAATAGTTGAATTGCCAACTATTGTCATAGGTATAGTCATATTCGCAATTCTAGTTCTAGAAATTGGTTTAGGATTAAATGGGATTACGGCCGCTATGGCATTAGCAATTGTCATGTTGCCCTATTCAACTATACAAATTAGCGAAGCCCTAAGAATCCCAAAGAAGCTTTACGAAGAGGTCGCCTACTCCCTCGGTTTAACCACCTGGCAAGTAATAAAATTAGTCATGTATATAGGAAGAAGAGGAATAATAAATGGTCTATTAATAGGCTTCGCAAAAATAATAGGCGAGACTGCTCCCATAATTTTCCTCACTTCTTCCACTGCTAACCTTTATATAAAGACTTTTAATACACCTGTTACTGGAATTCCAGTAATGATATATAATTATGCGTTTAGCGGCTACTCAAACTTAAACGAAGTAGCTTGGGGAGCATCTTTTGTATTAATAATTCTTGTTACAATAATATTTGTCGTAGTTAGAAAAATGGCAAAATAA